TCTCGGACACCCTGGGTGTGCTGTTCGTGCTGGGCCTCGCCGCCGCGGGCGGGTTCCTGTGGTGGTGCGCACGGCGCCTCGGTCCGCGGCTGTGGTCCGACGACACCGCGCGCGCCCAGCTCCTGCTGCGCGGGGCGCTGCTCGTCGCGACGCTGCTCATCGTCCTGAACAAGGTCGGCTCGCCGCAGTACGTCGGGTGGGTCGCGCCGCCGGTCGCGGCCGCGCTCGGGCTGCGCCTGCCGGGGTGGCGGCGCACGGCGTGGCTGGTGGCGGGCATCGCGGGCGCCACGCAGCTCGTCTTCCCGTGGGTCTACACGCAGATCACGTACGGCGACCTCGCCGCGACCGCGCTTCTCGCGGCGCGCAACGTCGCGCTCGTCGTGCTCGCGGTGGTGACGGTGGTCGCGCTCGTGCGGGACGCGCACGACGAGACCACGGCCGACGACGAGGCCGACGACCAGACCGACGACGAGACCGACGACGGGGCCGACGACGAGGGCGAGGCGCTGGTGCCCGAGCCCGAGTCCGAGCCGGCGCTCGGGCACCAGCGGGACGCTCAGCCGAGCTGAGGCGCGACCTCGCTCGCGACCAGCTCGAGGTGGTCGAGGTCCGCCAGGTCCAGCACCTGCAGGTACACGCGACGCGCGCCCAGCCCGCGCAGCCACTCCAGCCGCTCGACGACCTGATCCGGCGTGCCGGCGAGCCCGTGCTCGCGCAGTTCCGCGGGCTCGCGGCCGATCGCCGCGGCACGGCGCTCGAACTCCTGCTCGTCCTTGCCGACGCACAGCACGAGCGCCGCGGACAGCACCAGGTCGTCCGCGGGGCGGCCGATCTCGTCGCACGCGGCGCGGGCCCGCGCGAACTTCGTCTCGATCGTGTCGAGCTCCGGGAACGCGAGGTTGAACTCGCTCGCGAACCGGGCCGCGAGCGCGGGCGTGCGCGTCGGGCCGTTGCCGCCGACGATCACCGGCACGCCCGGCTTGCCGTGCACCTGCTGCGTGGGCTTCGGCAGCGCCGGGGAGTCCGTGAGCGTGTAGTGCTCACCGGCGAACGAGTACGACCCGCCGACCTCGGTGCCCCACAGCCCCGTGACGATCTCGAGCTGCTCCTCGAGCAGACCGAACCGCTTCGCCGGGAACGGGATGCCGTACGCCGTGTGCTCCTGCTCGAACCAGCCCGTGCCCAGGCCCAGCTCGACGCGGCCGCCGGACATCTGGTCGACCTGCGCGACCTGGATCGCCAGGATTCCCGGGTAGCGGTACGTCACCGACGAGACCAGCGTGCCGAGCCGGATGCGGCTGGTCTCGCGCGCGAGGCCCGCGAGCGTCGTCCACGCGTCCGTCGGGCCAGGCAGGCCGGGCGTGCCCATGCCGAGGTAGTGGTCGGAGCGGAAGAAGGCGTCGAACCCGAGGTCCTCCGTCGCGCGCGCGACGCGGAGCAGGTCGTCGTAGGTGGCCCCCTGCTGGGGCTCGGTGAAGACACGAAGTTCCATACCCGCATCATCCCTGCTCGAGTTGCTCCACCCAACCGACCCCTCCCGCACGAGACCGCCATCGCTCCGGGAATGGCCGGCCGAAGCCGGAGCAACGGCGGGGTCGACCCCAACCCTCCCGACGACCCGGGGGTTGCTCCGGGAATGGCCGGCCGGAGCCGGAGGAAGGGCGGGGTCGACGGGGATCGACGGGGGTGGACCGGGGGTCGACGGGGGTCGTCGGGTCAGGGGCGGGTCTGGCAGCGGGGGCAGCGGTAGAGCTTGCGGGCCGCCATGTCCTCGACGACGACGGGCGTGCCGCACACGCGGCACGGCTCACCGGCCCGCCCGTACACCCAGTGCCGCAGCGTCCGGTCGGTCAGCGCGGCCCGGCGCTCGTCGGGCGTGAGGTCCTCGCGCGTGAGCATCACGCCCGTCGCGATCCCGTCCGGGAGCAGCAGTGCCCAGTCGTCCCACAGCGCGCGGGCGACCTCCGCGGGGACCTGCCTGCCCGGCGTCCACGGGTCGAGGCGCGCGCGGAACAGCAGCTCCGCGCGGTAGATGTTCCCGATCCCCGCGACGACCGACTGGTCCATGAGCAGCTGCCCCACCGCCACCCCACGGGCCCGCAGCCGCCGGACCATCTCCGTGCCCGCGGCGTCCAGGTCGGTCTCGCTCGCCGGGTCGGGCCCGAGCCTCGCGACGACCGCCGCGGCCTCCTCGGGATCCAGCACCTCGCACGCCGACGGCCCGCGCAGGTCCGCCACGGTCGCGTCCGAGGCGAGCCGGACACGCACCTGGCCGACCGGCTCGGGCGGGAACGGGCCCTCGTCGTGCGGCACGCCCGCGACCAGGCCGCCCTCGTCGGCGGGCGACTCGCGCTCGTCCTCCCCCATGCGCACCGCACGGCGCAGTCGCGGCGCACCGAGCGACCCCCACGCGGCCTCGCCCGGGACCAGCGGCGACAGCCGGCCGTAGAAGTCCCACGCCCCGTAGAGCCCGAGGTGCACGCGCAGCACGTCGCCCGACGAGAACTCGCAGAACAGGTGCTTCCCCACGGCCGACGCACGTTCCATGACGTGACCGTCGAGCCGCGCGGCACCGGCCGCGAACCGCCCCTGCGGCGAGCTCACGGCCAACGGCTTCCCGACGAGGTCGAGCGTCAGCTGCCGCGCGATGCGGTGAACGGTATGACCCTCGGGCACCCCCGCAGGCTACCGACCCGGCAGCCCACCCCGACTCCACCCCGCGCGGGGGTCAGGTGGGGCGCGGGTCAGGTCGGGCGGCGGCGGACCGGGCGGGGGTTCGTCGGGCTGCGCAGCGGGTCCCTGCGCGGGGCCGGTGACGTACCGGCGGGCTCGTGGCGTGCGGGCATGACGACTCCTGGCGGGCGGGGCGGGCGACGGGGGCGGGCGGCGGGGCGGGGTGGCAGGGCGGGGATCAGGCCGCCGGGGGGCGGTTCATGCGGCCG
The sequence above is a segment of the Cellulomonas palmilytica genome. Coding sequences within it:
- a CDS encoding Fpg/Nei family DNA glycosylase; the encoded protein is MPEGHTVHRIARQLTLDLVGKPLAVSSPQGRFAAGAARLDGHVMERASAVGKHLFCEFSSGDVLRVHLGLYGAWDFYGRLSPLVPGEAAWGSLGAPRLRRAVRMGEDERESPADEGGLVAGVPHDEGPFPPEPVGQVRVRLASDATVADLRGPSACEVLDPEEAAAVVARLGPDPASETDLDAAGTEMVRRLRARGVAVGQLLMDQSVVAGIGNIYRAELLFRARLDPWTPGRQVPAEVARALWDDWALLLPDGIATGVMLTREDLTPDERRAALTDRTLRHWVYGRAGEPCRVCGTPVVVEDMAARKLYRCPRCQTRP
- a CDS encoding LLM class F420-dependent oxidoreductase, which encodes MELRVFTEPQQGATYDDLLRVARATEDLGFDAFFRSDHYLGMGTPGLPGPTDAWTTLAGLARETSRIRLGTLVSSVTYRYPGILAIQVAQVDQMSGGRVELGLGTGWFEQEHTAYGIPFPAKRFGLLEEQLEIVTGLWGTEVGGSYSFAGEHYTLTDSPALPKPTQQVHGKPGVPVIVGGNGPTRTPALAARFASEFNLAFPELDTIETKFARARAACDEIGRPADDLVLSAALVLCVGKDEQEFERRAAAIGREPAELREHGLAGTPDQVVERLEWLRGLGARRVYLQVLDLADLDHLELVASEVAPQLG